One genomic region from Gossypium hirsutum isolate 1008001.06 chromosome D13, Gossypium_hirsutum_v2.1, whole genome shotgun sequence encodes:
- the LOC107919941 gene encoding delta(24)-sterol reductase-like: protein MSDLQAPLRPKRKKGLVDFLVQFRWIFVIFFVLPFSTLYYFLIYLGDVRSEMKSYKQRQKEHDENVLKVVKRLKQRNPKKDGLVCTARKPWIAVGMRNVDYKRARHYEVDLSAFRNILEIDKQRMIARVEPLVNMGQITRVTVPMNLSLAVVAELDDLTVGGLINGYGIEGSSHIYGLFSDTVVAYEIVLADGRVVRATKDNEYSDLFYAIPWSQGTLGFLVAAEIKLIPVKEYMRLTYTPVVGNLQDLAQGYMDSFAPRDGDQDNPEKVPDFVEGMVYSPTEGVFMTGRYASKEEAKKKGNKINNVGWWFKPWFYQHAQTALKKGEFVEYIPTREYYHRHTRCLYWEGKLILPFGDQWWFRFLLGWLMPPKVSLLKATQGESIRNYYHEMHVIQDMLVPLYKVGDALEWVHHEMEIYPIWLCPHRLFKLPVKTMVYPEPGFEQHRRQGDTPYAQMFTDVGVYYAPGPVLRGEVFDGAEAVRKLEQWLIKNHSFQPQYAVSELNEKDFWRMFDADLYEHVRRKYGAVGTFMSVYYKSKKGRKTEKEVQEAEQAHLETAYAEAD from the exons ATGTCAGATCTTCAAGCACCCCTTCGCCCAAAGAGGAAGAAGGGCTTGGTGGACTTTTTGGTCCAGTTTCGTTggatttttgttatattttttgtcCTTCCTTTTTCAACTCTGTATTACTTTCTCATATATCTTGGAGATGTCAGATCCGAGATGAAGTCCTACAAGCAGCGTCAGAAGGAACATGATGAAAATGTTTTGAAAGTAGTGAAGCGTCTCAAACAGAGGAATCCAAAAAAGGATGGTCTTGTATGCACAGCCCGTAAACCATGGATTGCGGTGGGGATGCGGAATGTAGACTATAAGAGAGCTCGCCATTATGAAGTTGATTTGTCTGCTTTCCGTAACATTCTTGAAATTGATAAACAGAGAATGATTGCAAGGGTTGAGCCACTTGTAAACATGGGGCAGATAACACGTGTCACAGTTCCAATGAATCTTTCCCTTGCTGTGGTTGCAGAGCTCGACGATCTTACAGTAGGTGGTCTCATCAATGGCTACGGGATTGAAGGAAGCTCACACATCTATGGCCTGTTTTCTGATACTGTTGTAGCTTATGAGATAGTTTTGGCTGATGGCCGTGTTGTTAGAGCTACCAAGGACAATGAATATTCTGATCTTTTCTATGCTATCCCATGGTCTCAAGGAACTCTTGGATTTCTTGTTGCTGCCGAAATCAAGCTTATACCTGTTAAAGAATACATGAGACTGACATACACGCCTGTAGTGGGGAATTTGCAGGACCTTGCTCAAGGTTATATGGACTCTTTTGCACCCAGAGATGGTGATCAGGATAATCCAGAGAAAGTTCCCGATTTTGTAGAAGGCATGGTCTACTCACCCACTGAAGGTGTGTTCATGACTGGGAGATATGCCTCTAAAGAAGAGGCCAAGAAGAAGGGGAATAAAATTAACAATGTAGGTTGGTGGTTTAAACCCTGGTTCTACCAACATGCGCAAACGGCCTTAAAGAAGGGAGAGTTTGTAGAGTACATTCCTACAAGAGAATATTACCACAGGCACACAAGATGTTTGTATTGGGAGGGGAAGCTCATCCTTCCATTCGGAGATCAATGGTGGTTTAGGTTTCTCTTGGGCTGGTTGATGCCACCCAAGGTTTCCTTGCTCAAGGCTACTCAAGGTGAATCTATAAGAAACTATTACCATGAGATGCATGTGATTCAAGACATGCTTGTTCCTCTTTACAAGGTTGGGGATGCCCTTGAGTGGGTCCACCATGAGATGGAG ATCTATCCCATTTGGCTCTGCCCGCACCGACTGTTCAAGCTTCCTGTCAAGACAATGGTGTATCCTGAACCAGGCTTTGAGCAGCATCGCAGACAAGGCGACACACCATACGCTCAGATGTTCACCGATGTTGGGGTGTATTATGCTCCAGGCCCTGTATTGAGGGGTGAAGTATTTGATGGTGCAGAGGCAGTTCGTAAATTGGAGCAATGGCTGATCAAAAACCACAGTTTCCAGCCACAGTATGCAGTGTCGGAGCTCAACGAGAAGGATTTCTGGAGGATGTTCGATGCTGACCTGTACGAGCATGTGCGTAGGAAGTACGGAGCTGTGGGAACGTTCATGAGTGTGTACTACAAATCCAAGAAAGGAAGGAAGACCGAAAAAGAGGTCCAAGAAGCGGAACAAGCCCACCTTGAAACTGCGTATGCAGAGGCTGATTAG
- the LOC107919843 gene encoding CASP-like protein 5A1: MSVSRPAVHPVEAPPLTEAAVDGPRVRMKDVQGMPGTKGGLFLRLSQFVFAIISVSVMATTSDFRSATAFSYLVLAVGLQSLWSLSLAFVDIYALLVKRSLRNYKAIRLFTIGDGITSTLTFAAACASAGITVLIGNDLDKCALNHCTGFETATAMAFISWFAISPSFLMNFWSLASH, translated from the exons ATGAGCGTCAGCCGTCCGGCGGTGCACCCGGTGGAGGCTCCACCGTTGACGGAGGCTGCGGTGGATGGTCCTAGAGTGAGGATGAAGGACGTTCAAGGCATGCCCGGGACTAAAGGTGGCCTTTTTCTTCGTCTTTCTCAGTTCGTTTTCGCCATTATTTCCGTCTCCGTAATGGCCACCACCAGTGATTTCCGCTCCGCCACAGCTTTTAG CTACCTTGTTCTTGCTGTTGGCTTGCAAAGTTTGTGGAGCTTGTCTCTTGCATTTGTTGATATATATGCCCTTTTGGTGAAACGGAGCCTGAGGAACTACAAAGCAATCCGCTTGTTCACCATTGGTGATGGG ATCACGTCGACCCTTACATTCGCTGCAGCTTGTGCATCAGCTGGAATCACAGTTCTGATTGGCAACGATCTCGATAAATGTGCTTTGAACCACTGCACTGGATTCGAGACCGCCACAGCAATGGCATTCATCAGCTGGTTCGCCATATCTCCGTCGTTTCTAATGAATTTCTGGTCACTGGCATCCCATTGA
- the LOC107918441 gene encoding tricalbin-3: protein MIILQSSTSSFSYPLLPPLCCCKTNISFPPRNRKARLITLFIPRRKLWLLACAIPTPDSNKLNVKVAKNLVAKGFSKDFVDGESQESSIPMGSNFTNFQQDPIVDKLRTQLGVIHPIPSPPINRNIVGLFVFFFFVGVAFDKIWTSRKKRSKSGSLDGEAVRMGSGVWPQVPTSFSSFLEKDLQRKESVEWVNMVLVKLWKVYRGAIENWIIGLLQPVIDNLKKPDYVQRVEIKQFSLGDEPLSVRNVERRTSRRANDLQYQIGLRYTGGARMLLMLSLKFGIIPIVVPVGVRDFDIDGELWVKLRLIPTEPFVGAVSWAFVSLPKIKFELSPFRLFNLMAIPVLSMFLTKLLTVDLPRLFVRPKKIVLDFQKGKAVGPVPNDSKREEIQEEKNKDFVGELSVTLVDARKLSYVFYGKTDPYVVLSLGDQVIRSKKNSQTTVIGPPGEPIWNQDFYLLVANPGKEKLRIQVKDSLGFTDFTIGTGEVDLGSLQDTVPTDKIVVLRGGWGVFRKRSRGEILLRLTYKAYVEDEEHDTTATESVSADFSDDELSDIDESNGTYEQGIKLNTDETNKESFMDVLAALIVSEEFQGIVSSEPLSKNLDDISRTGPSKTRLNGVNTEAAPSDSDKGSEPPGGSTLLWFAVITNTLVLIALNMGGSSFFNP from the exons ATGATCATTTTACAATCTTCTACTTCCAGTTTTAGCTACCCTCTTCTTCCTCCACTCTGTTGTTGTAAAACCAACATCTCTTTCCCACCCAGGAACAGGAAAGCTCGACTCATCACTCTTTTCATCCCTCGCAGGAAATTATGGCTTCTTGCTTGTGCAATTCCCACTCCAGATTCAAACAAGCTTAATGTAAAAGTGGCTAAAAACCTGGTAGCCAAAGGGTTTTCAAAGGACTTCGTGGATGGGGAGAGTCAAGAATCTTCTATCCCAATGGGCTCGAATTTCACTAATTTCCAACAAGACCCCATTGTTGACAAGTTAAGGACTCAGCTAGGTGTTATCCATCCAATCCCTTCCCCACCAATTAACCGAAACATTGTTGGGTtgtttgtgtttttcttttttgttgggGTTGCTTTTGATAAAATCTGGACTTCaaggaaaaaaagaagcaaaTCGGGGAGTCTCGATGGGGAGGCTGTTAGAATGGGAAGTGGGGTTTGGCCACAAGTTCCAACAAGCTTTTCATCCTTCTTGGAAAAGGATTTGCAAAGGAAAGAGTCAGTTGAGTGGGTTAATATGGTGTTGGTGAAGTTGTGGAAAGTTTATAGAGGTGCGATTGAGAATTGGATCATTGGGTTATTACAACCTGTTATTGACAATCTCAAGAAGCCTGATTATGTCCAGAGAGTGGAAATTAAGCAGTTTTCTTTAGGGGATGAGCCTTTGTCTGTTAGGAATGTTGAGCGCAGGACTTCCCGGCGCGCCAACGATTTGCA GTATCAAATAGGACTTCGTTATACCGGTGGTGCTCGCATGTTGTTAATGTTGTCGTTAAAATTTGGTATTATCCCAATTGTCGTGCCTGTCGGTGTTCGAGATTTTGATATTGATGGAGAACTCTGGGTTAAATTGCGATTGATACCAACGGAACCTTTCGTTGGAGCTGTTTCGTGGGCTTTTGTTTCTCTTCCGAAGATCAAGTTTGAGTTATCACCATTTCGCTTGTTTAACTTGATGG CAATTCCAGTTCTTTCAAT GTTTTTGACAAAGCTTCTCACGGTGGATTTGCCTCGACTCTTTGTACGCCCAAAGAAGATTGTTTTGGATTtccaaaaagggaaagcagttgGCCCTGTTCCAAATGATTCGAAACGTGAGGAAATTCAAGAAGAGAAAAACAAGGATTTTGTTGGAGAACTATCTGTGACTCTTGTAGATGCCAGGAAACTTTCTTATGTATTTTATG GCAAAACAGATCCATATGTCGTTCTAAGCCTGGGGGACCAAGTTATACGAAGTAAAAAGAACAGTCAAACTACTGTGATTGGGCCTCCTGGTGAGCCAATTTGGAATCAG GATTTTTATTTACTTGTGGCAAACCCAGGAAAAGAAAAACTTCGCATCCAAGTGAAGGACTCCCTTGGGTTCACTGATTTCACAATTGGTACAGGAGAG GTTGATCTTGGGAGTCTTCAGGACACTGTTCCAACAGATAAGATTGTGGTCTTGCGAGGAGGTTGGGGAGTGTTCAGAAAGAGATCTCGTGGAGAAATATTACTTAGATTGACATATAAAGCTTATGTCGAGGACGAAGAACATGACACAACTGCAACAGAATCCGTCAGTGCTGATTTTTCAGATGACGAATTGTCTGATATTGATGAATCAAATGGGACATACGAGCAGGGTATAAAGCTAAATACAGATGAAACCAACAAAGAATCATTTATGGATGTTCTAGCAGCTTTGATTGTGAGTGAAGAATTTCAAGGGATAGTGTCATCTGAACCATTGAGCAAAAACTTGGATGACATATCAAGAACAGGACCTTCAAAAACAAGATTAAACGGTGTTAACACGGAAGCTGCACCGTCCGATTCCGATAAAGGATCTGAACCGCCTGGAG GCTCAACCTTATTATGGTTTGCCGTGATCACAAATACATTAGTGCTAATTGCACTGAATATGGGTGGCTCAAGTTTCTTCAATCCTTGA
- the LOC107919844 gene encoding 60S ribosomal protein L12-3: protein MPPKFDPTQVVDVFVRVTGGEVGAASSLAPKIGPLGLSPKKIGEDIAKETAKEWKGLRVTVKLTVQNRQAKVTVVPSAAALVIKALKEPERDRKKTKNIKHNGNISLDDVIEIAKVMKPRSMAKDLRGTVKEILGTCVSVGCTVDGKDPKDLQQEISDGEIDVPLE, encoded by the coding sequence ATGCCGCCGAAGTTCGACCCAACCCAAGTCGTCGACGTATTCGTGCGAGTCACCGGCGGTGAAGTCGGAGCAGCCAGTTCACTCGCACCCAAAATCGGTCCTTTGGGTCTATCCCCCAAGAAAATTGGTGAAGACATCGCTAAGGAAACCGCCAAGGAATGGAAGGGCTTACGCGTCACCGTCAAGCTTACTGTCCAGAACCGGCAAGCTAAAGTCACTGTAGTCCCATCCGCCGCCGCTCTGGTCATCAAGGCTTTGAAAGAGCCTGAAAGGGATCGTAAGAAGACGAAGAATATTAAGCATAATGGGAATATTAGCCTTGATGATGTGATCGAGATCGCGAAAGTCATGAAGCCTAGATCCATGGCTAAGGACCTGAGAGGAACCGTGAAGGAGATTTTGGGAACTTGTGTTTCCGTTGGGTGTACGGTTGATGGGAAAGACCCCAAAGATCTGCAGCAGGAGATCTCCGATGGGGAAATTGATGTTCCCTTGGAGTAA
- the LOC107918393 gene encoding BTB/POZ domain-containing protein At5g03250 → MAILRLGSKSEAFHREGNSWICTSGLPSDVNINIGEMSFQLHKFPLLSRSRLLRKLIEECSNGDGASFSLRLDDLPGGAIAFELISKFCYGVKIELNAQNVVSVRCAAEYLHMTDEYGKGNLISQTESFLNEVLGNWADSIRALEACEEVMAHAEDLHIVSRCIDSLATKACADPSLFGWPLAGRKSNQSPETTSLWNGISTMTKTKPTSDNWWYEDVTFLSLPLYRRLILAIESRGMRPESIAASVVYYARRYLPLMNRQSSFDDANPGPNILNPSESGQRALLEEIVGLIPNKKGVTSTKFLIRLLRTAMVLHASPSCREILEKRVGAQLDQASLVDLLIPNMGHSETLYDTNCVQRILDHFFLEEQAAAVATPDNIVEEGQLTNESNSMAPMTTVARLIDGFLAEVAPDVNFKLPKFEALASSIPDYARPLDDGLYHAIDMYLKAHPWITDPEREQLCRLMNCQKLSLDASTHAAQNERLPLRVIVQVLFFEQLRLRKSISGWFFVSDNLENSANPSGNVGLKKDGSHHATDGEDDVTHRVSELEKDCSGMKEELRKLVKYKRSWKNFTRRLGFSKSQSCCSKRSKPSNLRAIPPSTVNR, encoded by the exons ATGGCAATTTTGAGGTTGGGTTCTAAGTCTGAAGCATTTCATCGTGAAGGTAATTCTTG GATCTGTACATCTGGACTTCCTAGTGATGTTAACATTAACATTGGTGAAATGTCTTTCCAGCTCCATAAG TTTCCATTGCTTTCGAGAAGTAGATTACTAAGGAAGCTTATTGAAGAGTGTTCTAATGGTGATGGAGCAAGTTTTAGTCTGAGGCTTGATGATTTACCTGGTGGAGCCATAGCTTTTGAGCTTATATCCAAGTTTTGCTATGGTGTTAAGATAGAACTCAATGCACAAAACGTAGTTAGTGTTCGTTGTGCTGCAGAGTATCTCCATATGACCGATGAATATGGAAAAGGGAATCTCATATCGCAAACAGAGTCTTTCCTTAACGAAGTGCTCGGCAATTGGGCGGATTCAATACGAGCTCTTGAAGCATGTGAGGAAGTTATGGCACATGCTGAAGACCTTCACATTGTGTCCAGGTGCATTGATTCGTTGGCAACCAAGGCTTGTGCAGATCCAAGTTTATTTGGCTGGCCTTTGGCGGGACGCAAGAGCAATCAAAGTCCTGAAACCACCAGCTTATGGAACGGAATATCGACCATGACCAAGACGAAACCTACGAGTGACAACTGGTGGTACGAAGATGTAACGTTCCTTAGTTTACCACTATATAGAAGACTGATTTTAGCCATTGAATCAAGAGGAATGAGGCCTGAGAGCATTGCTGCATCAGTGGTATACTATGCTAGGAGGTATCTGCCCTTGATGAATCGACAATCGAGCTTCGACGATGCAAACCCCGGGCCAAATATTCTGAATCCTTCAGAATCCGGACAAAGGGCTCTCTTGGAAGAGATTGTGGGGTTAATTCCTAACAAGAAGGGAGTCACATCAACCAAGTTTCTCATTAGACTCCTTCGTACGGCTATGGTACTGCATGCAAGTCCATCGTGCCGGGAAATTTTGGAGAAGAGGGTTGGAGCACAGTTGGATCAAGCTTCACTTGTTGACTTGCTTATACCAAATATGGGTCATTCTGAGACCCtttatgatacga ACTGTGTTCAGAGGATACTTGATCATTTCTTCTTAGAAGAGCAGGCTGCGGCTGTAGCAACTCCGGATAACATAGTTGAGGAGGGGCAATTAACGAATGAATCCAATTCAATGGCGCCAATGACAACGGTGGCTAGGCTGATAGACGGATTTTTAGCTGAAGTAGCACCGGATGttaatttcaagcttccaaagtTCGAGGCTCTTGCTTCTAGCATCCCGGATTATGCAAGACCGCTTGATGATGGCCTCTATCATGCCATTGATATGTATTTGAAG GCACATCCATGGATTACGGATCCCGAGAGAGAGCAACTATGTAGACTGATGAACTGTCAAAAGCTCTCATTGGATGCTAGTACACATGCAGCCCAGAACGAGAGGCTACCGCTTCGAGTAATTGTCCAAGTACTCTTCTTCGAACAACTACGACTTCGTAAGTCGATTTCTGGATGGTTCTTCGTCTCTGACAATCTTGAAAACTCAGCAAATCCCAGTGGAAACGTTGGACTCAAGAAAGATGGGTCTCATCATGCAACCGATGGGGAGGATGATGTGACGCATCGAGTTTCCGAGCTGGAAAAAGATTGTTCGGGTATGAAAGAGGAGCTCCGGAAGCTGGTGAAGTATAAGAGAAGTTGGAAGAATTTCACTAGAAGGTTAGGATTTAGTAAGTCACAATCTTGTTGCTCAAAAAGATCGAAGCCTTCGAATCTAAGAGCAATCCCCCCATCAACTGTAAACAGATAA
- the LOC107918390 gene encoding laccase-11 — translation MAMQLDSCFGSFFLCIFCFAWFLTFPAEAAVRKYQFDIRVKNVSRLCHAKPIVTVNGRFPGPTIYAREGDRVLVKLTNYAKYNISIHWHGLKQFRNGWADGPAYITQCPIKTGHSYTYDFNVTGQRGTLWWHAHILWLRATVYGAIVIMPKEGTMFPFPKPHKETEIILGEWWNSDVETLVNRANKMGLPPPTSDAHTINGKPGSLFPCSLKHTFSMEVEAGKTYLLLIINAALNDELFFTIAGHNMTVVEIDAVYTKPFTTRVILIAPGQTTNVLIKADQPPSRYFMAARPFKDAPVPVDNKTVTAILHYKDIPKTVIPSMPKLPAPNNTNVAISYNKRLKSLNTPQFPVKVPLKVDRHLFYTIGLGANPCSSCQNGTQLTASLNNITIVMPKVGLLQAHYFNIKGVFKTDFPDQPPVPFNYTGAPLTSNLGTSLGTRLSKVAFNSTVELVLQDTNLLTVESHPFHLHGFNFFVVGSGIGNFNPSKDPARFNLVDPPERNTVGVPAGGWTAIRFRADNPGVWFMHCHLELHTMWGLKMAFVVENGKSPEESIIPPPMDLPPC, via the exons ATGGCAATGCAGCTTGATAGTTGCTTTGGGTCATTTTTTCTCTGCATTTTCTGCTTTGCTTGGTTTCTGACTTTTCCAGCTGAAGCTGCAGTGAGGAAGTATCAATTTGAT ATAAGAGTCAAGAATGTAAGCAGGCTTTGCCATGCAAAACCAATTGTCACGGTGAATGGAAGATTTCCAGGACCAACCATTTATGCTCGAGAAGGCGATCGAGTTCTCGTCAAGCTAACCAACTATGCAAAATATAACATTTCCATTCATTG GCATGGGTTAAAGCAATTTCGTAATGGTTGGGCTGATGGACCTGCATACATAACACAATGCCCTATCAAGACCGGACATAGTTACACCTACGACTTTAATGTCACAGGACAACGAGGAACATTATGGTGGCATGCACATATTTTGTGGCTACGAGCTACGGTCTATGGTGCCATTGTCATTATGCCGAAAGAAGGAACAATGTTTCCATTCCCTAAACCTCATAAAGAAACTGAGATAATCCTAG GGGAGTGGTGGAATTCAGACGTTGAAACACTTGTAAACCGAGCCAATAAGATGGGGTTGCCACCACCAACGTCTGATGCTCATACGATTAATGGGAAACCAGGGTCTCTCTTTCCATGTTCGTTGAAAC ATACCTTCTCGATGGAGGTTGAGGCAGGCAAAACTTACTTGTTACTGATTATCAACGCTGCACTCAATGATGAACTGTTTTTCACGATCGCGGGTCATAACATGACTGTGGTAGAGATTGATGCTGTCTACACCAAGCCCTTCACAACCAGGGTCATCCTAATCGCGCCAGGTCAAACTACCAATGTTCTAATCAAAGCAGATCAACCTCCAAGTCGATATTTCATGGCAGCCAGGCCTTTCAAGGATGCACCGGTTCCCGTGGATAACAAAACTGTTACAGCAATTCTACATTACAAAGACATCCCGAAGACTGTTATTCCATCCATGCCCAAATTGCCTGCACCAAACAACACCAATGTGGCCATAAGCTATAACAAAAGACTTAAAAGCCTAAATACCCCACAATTCCCGGTAAAAGTCCCACTAAAAGTCGACCGCCATCTATTTTACACAATTGGTTTAGGTGCAAACCCGTGTTCAAGTTGTCAAAATGGTACACAACTCACAGCTTCATTGAACAACATTACCATTGTGATGCCAAAGGTTGGTCTTCTGCAGGCTCATTATTTCAACATCAAAGGAGTATTTAAAACTGACTTCCCCGACCAACCTCCGGTCCCATTTAACTACACTGGTGCTCCACTTACATCAAACCTTGGCACTTCATTAGGAACAAGGCTCAGCAAGGTGGCTTTCAATTCCACCGTTGAGCTGGTATTACAGGATACAAACCTCCTCACGGTGGAGTCACACCCATTCCATCTTCACGGTTTCAATTTTTTCGTTGTCGGAAGTGGTATTGGGAACTTCAATCCCTCCAAAGACCCTGCTAGGTTCAACCTCGTCGATCCCCCGGAGAGAAACACAGTTGGAGTGCCAGCCGGAGGATGGACAGCTATAAGATTCAGAGCTGATAATCCAG GAGTTTGGTTTATGCATTGTCACTTGGAGCTGCATACAATGTGGGGTCTAAAGATGGCCTTCGTGGTCGAGAACGGGAAGTCACCGGAAGAGTCTATTATACCACCACCAATGGATCTTCCACCTTGCTAG
- the LOC107918391 gene encoding protein S-acyltransferase 11 translates to MAESAESSKDYFVTTVNEDRATICWGCGLRLLLPTHAPVFKCGWCGAITSQNVNKPETKCLWGRRLQDRCFVTILSVFMLFLICGGVWAVHWFVFSVSYTFGIFHYILTAILAATTVSTFSLSAFRCASTPPTVLWGSYPVVGKGDLENYTFCHYCVKPKSPRAHHCRSCGTCVLDMDHHCPFIGNCVGAANHRHFIAFLFSAVFSTIYISFLSAYAGLHIWPPVKYRSLGHLNGSGRDLAIRAFKEVMLALVSSAVQLSARGLILVYLFVSSVSLQIGLSVLLWQQLCYIYEGKTYLSHLSSQGSGGDHIEEKDCQNIFRFFGCPYSIFRYLPTLRNSPKRHAK, encoded by the exons ATGGCTGAGTCGGCTGAGTCCAGCAAG GATTATTTCGTAACAACAGTCAATGAGGATCGTGCAACTATATGCTGGGGTTGTGGATTGCGTCTCCTCCTTCCAACTCATGCACCTGTTTTCAAGTGTGGTTGGTGTGGAGCCATTACAAGTCAAAATGTAAATAAACCCGAAACCAAGTGTCTTTGGGGGAGGCGCTTGCAAGACCGTTGCTTTGTTACGATTCTCTCCGTATTTATGCTCTTTTTGATAT GTGGGGGAGTATGGGCGGTGCATTGGTTTGTTTTCTCTGTCAGCTATACCTTTGGGATATTTCATTACATCTTAACAGCGATTTTGGCTGCAACTACTGTTTCAACCTTCAGCTTATCTGCATTCCGATGTGCCAGCACACCTCCAACCGTGTTGTGGGGTAGCTATCCAGTTGTAGGGAAAGGTGACCTCGAAAATTATACCTTCTGCCACTATTGTGTGAAACCGAAATCACCAAGAGCGCATCACTGCCGTTCGTGTGGAACATGTGTTCTAGACATGGATCATCACTGTCCTTTT ATAGGGAACTGCGTTGGTGCAGCAAATCATCGGCATTTCATTGCCTTCCTTTTTTCAGCTGTTTTCAGTACAATCTACATTTCATTCTTATCTGCGTATGCCGGGTTACATATCTGGCCACCAGTAAAGTACAGATCCCTTGGGCACTTGAATGGTTCCGGCAGAGATTTGGCAATTCGAGCATTCAAGGAAGTTATGCTTGCTTTGGTGAGCTCAGCGGTCCAACTTTCAGCCAGGGGTCTTATTCTTGTTTATCTATTTGTTTCGAGTGTTTCGTTGCAGATCGGTTTAAGTGTTCTGCTGTGGCAGCAGCTATGTTATATATACGAAGGCAAAACTTACCTCAGCCATTTAAGCTCACAGGGTAGTGGAGGTGATCACATTGAAGAAAAAGATTGCCAAAATATTTTCAGGTTTTTTGGCTGTCCATATTCTATTTTCAGATATCTGCCTACCCTACGAAATTCACCTAAAAGACACGCcaagtga